The DNA region CTCAATCGCGCGATTCTGAGCGACCCGCACGTATCAGGCGGAATAGGCGTGTAGCTCACTGCCCTTACCAACGGCACACACCCCCGCGTTGCGACTCTTCCGTCCGATGAGTTGCGGTAGCCCCCAGAACACGAGAGCAGGTAAGCATGACCGTGGTCAACACTTCGACCGGGCCCGAGAAACAAACACTGGAAGGCGCCAAAGAGTGGCTTCGAAACCACCTTGAACTTCGGCGATATCCAATGAATTTCGACGACGTTGAGGCTGCCAGCCGCACCATAGATGAGTTGGCTGGGATCGATCCTGTGTCGTGGAGTAGGGGCTGGCTTGCCACTGCGTCGGCGTTTTCTTCGGAGGCGCAAGCCGCAGCTGATGCAGGTGACATCACGGCTGCCCGCGCCGCATGGTGGAAGGCGTACCAGTTCGCGTTCCTAGGCCGCTACCCGGTGCCGAACCATCCCGCGAAGGCCGATGCATACGACAGGGCCCGCGAATACTTCTTCCGCGCTAGGTCGCTGGATGACCCACCCCTCGAACGGGTCGAGGTTCCGTTCGCGGGCAGAGAGGGCGAAGGTGACACTGTCGCGTTCTACGTAGTCCGGCCGAAGGCGGTGAACAACCCCCCAGTACTGATCTACTGGGCGGGAATCGATGGCTGGAAGGAAGAATCACTCATCGGCTGTGAGCGGTTCTGGAGCCTGGGTATCGCCACAATACACACCGACATGCCCGGGGTTGGGGAGTCGCCAGTCCTTGCCGGAATCGACGCCGAGCGGATGTGGGATCCCATTTTTGAATGGATCACCAACAGTGATTTGGACGCGAAGCGTGTGGCGGTGATGGGTGGATCGTTTGGCGGGTATTGGGCTACGAAACTGGCGCACACTCACCGCGATCGGCTTGTCGCGGCCGTCAACTGGGGAGGCGGAATCCACCTGACGTTCCAACCATCGTGGCAAAAGAAGTCCCGCAACGCCTCGTCGTATCTGATGGACTTGATGGCCGCGCGGGCGCGGATCTTCGGCGGCTCGACGTTCGAAGACTACGTCGCGCGTTGTCCCGAGTTATCGCTTCTTGACCAAGGCGTGCTCGATACGCCGTGCTGCCCACTGCTGCTGGCGAACGGAAAGGATGACCTCCAGAACTCGTCGGCAGATATCACGCTGGCGCTCGAGCATGGTGATCCTAAAACGGCTCGGTTGTACCCGGGGGGCCACATGGGGGCCGACATGAAATCGATCCGAGATGTCATCGCCAACTGGCTTGGCGGACACCTCATCGGGACCGGCAAAGGAGTTCACGAATGAATACGTCGCCCATCACGCACCTACGGCATGTCGACCTTGCGATGCCCGAGCTCGAAAGACAACTCGTCTTCTACCGCGATGTCTGGGGACTGACAGAGGTCGCCAATGATTCCGGCGTTCACTTCCTGGCTGCGGAGGGCTCACCTGAGCACTACATCCTGCGGCTCCGACAGGACGATTTGAAGAGGCTCGACCTGATGTCCTTCGGGGCTGAGTCAGCTGCTGACATCGACCGGTTGACGAATTACCTTGTCGGACAAGACGTAAACCTCGTACATGAGCCGCGCGCACTGGACACCCCGGGAGGCGGGTACGGCGTGCGATTCTTCGACTGCGAGGGGCGGGTGATCGAGGTGTCTGCTGACGTCGCCGTGCGAGACCATCGGAAGATCGAGGCTCGCGAGTCTATTCCTGTACGTCTGTCACATTTCGTAGTCAACTCTCCGACGCCCGAGACAACCGTCGACTGGTACCAGAAGCACCTGGGCTTCCGACTCTCGGACACCATGGCGCTGCCGAACGTAGGGGGCTTCATGTGGTTTCTGCGTTGCAACCAATGGCACCACAGCATCGCAATAGCCCGCGGCCCTCACGTAGCGAACAACCATATTTCATTTGAGATGCGCGGGCTCGACGAGTACATGCGCGGTACCGGCCGCCTCTTACGGGCGGGTGTGGAGAAAGTGTGGGGCCCGGGGCGACACAAGGCCGGCGACAACACCTTCAGCTACTTCCTGGATCCAGTCGGCAACGTTGCCGAATACACCACCGAACTTACCGTGATCGACGAAGACAGCTGGCACCCATCGACGTTCAACGCGGCCGAGCCAGATGTTTCCGATCAGTGGGGCACAGCGAACCCGGCCGACGAGCTCGTCGCCGCAAAGTCGTTCAACGATCCGGACAAAGGACTCTTTATTGCGCCGCCAATTTGACACCTAAGGAAGAAATGGCAAACCTCTCTTACGACTTCTCGGGTCAAACGGTCATTGTCAGTGGCGGGGCACGTGGCATCGGCTTGGAGCTGGGGCGACGCTTCGTGAAAGCCGGTGCGGATGTGTTCCTTGTTGACCATGACCACGTCGAACTGGGCTGTGCCGCAGCCGAAGTAGGCGCGATAGCGGCTTCTGTCGACGTCACCAATACCGATGCGGTCACCTCCATCGTTGGGCAAGTGATCGCCGAAACCGGTCGGATCGACGTAGTGGTCGACAACGCCGGAATCCTTCGGGACAAGACGCTCTGGAAGATCAGCGACGAGGACTGGGATCAAGTTCTTGCCACGCACCTCGGTGGAACGTTCAAGCTGACGCGTGCGTGTGTGCCACACTTCCGAGCTCGAGGCTTTGGTCGCGTCGTCAACGTCACTTCGTTCACCGGCCTACACGGCAACATCGGTCAAGCAAACTATGCCGCTGCCAAGGCAGGGATTGTCGGGTTCACCAAGACCGCGGCCAAGGAGCTTGCTCATTTCGGCGTGACCGTGAATGCGATATCGCCCAACGCTGAAACGCGCATGATCGCGTCCATACCGGACGACAAGAAAGCTGAGCTGGCCGCCCAGATCCCGATGGGCCGATTCGCCGAGCCGGCTGAAATGTTCTCTGCGGTAGCCTTTCTGGCCTCGCGAGAAGCCGGCTACGTCACGGGTGTGGTACTGCCGGTCGACGGCGGAATGTCGATGTAACGACCCGTCAGAAGAATGCCACTACAACACTTGAGTTCGGGTGATTCGTCATGACCAATATGTCTGATTTCGCCGCGGTCGACGCTGGTCAGGATAGCCCCGGACCGCTGGCCGGCCTTGTGGTCGTTGACTTGAGCCGGGCGCTGGCCGGCCCCCACGCGGCAATGATGCTCGGTGACCTCGGGGCGGAGGTGCTCAAGGTGGAAAGCACTATTGGTGGTGATGACACGCGGAACTGGGGACCACCGTTCATCGAGCCGAAGGGTGCAGATCGAGAATCCACATACTTCCTCTGCGCGAACCGCAACAAGAGATCTGTCACCCTCAATCTGAAGGCGCAGTCGGACCGTGAGGCCTTGCACACGTTGCTGGGTAGTGCGGACGTTCTCATCGAGAACTTCCGACCGGGAACCATGGACCGACTCGGCCTCGGCGAAGCGACTCTAAAGAAACTCAACGAGCGCCTGATCACATTGTCCATCAGTGGTTTCGGCCATGACGGTCCAGAAGGCGGTCGCGCCGGGTACGACCAGATCGCTCAGGGCGAAGCCGGTCTCATGGCGGTGACCGGTGCCGGACGGCACGATCCCCAACGCGTCGGGGTTCCTATCGCAGATCTGCTTGCCGGCATGTACGGCGCCTTCGGCGTCCTAGCGGCGCTACACGAACGCGAGCGCACGGGCTGCGGCAAGATGGTCCGCACATCACTGCTATCGGCTGTGGTCGGGGTGCACGCCTTCCAAGGTACGAAATGGACCGTGGCCGGACTGCCGGCAGAGCCTTCAGGCAACCACCATCCCTCGATCTGCCCGTACGGAATGTTTGATACCGCAGACGGCAAGATCCAGATCGCAATAGGCAGCGACGGCCTGTGGAGACGATTCTGT from Mycolicibacterium sp. MU0053 includes:
- a CDS encoding alpha/beta hydrolase family protein: MTVVNTSTGPEKQTLEGAKEWLRNHLELRRYPMNFDDVEAASRTIDELAGIDPVSWSRGWLATASAFSSEAQAAADAGDITAARAAWWKAYQFAFLGRYPVPNHPAKADAYDRAREYFFRARSLDDPPLERVEVPFAGREGEGDTVAFYVVRPKAVNNPPVLIYWAGIDGWKEESLIGCERFWSLGIATIHTDMPGVGESPVLAGIDAERMWDPIFEWITNSDLDAKRVAVMGGSFGGYWATKLAHTHRDRLVAAVNWGGGIHLTFQPSWQKKSRNASSYLMDLMAARARIFGGSTFEDYVARCPELSLLDQGVLDTPCCPLLLANGKDDLQNSSADITLALEHGDPKTARLYPGGHMGADMKSIRDVIANWLGGHLIGTGKGVHE
- a CDS encoding VOC family protein, producing the protein MNTSPITHLRHVDLAMPELERQLVFYRDVWGLTEVANDSGVHFLAAEGSPEHYILRLRQDDLKRLDLMSFGAESAADIDRLTNYLVGQDVNLVHEPRALDTPGGGYGVRFFDCEGRVIEVSADVAVRDHRKIEARESIPVRLSHFVVNSPTPETTVDWYQKHLGFRLSDTMALPNVGGFMWFLRCNQWHHSIAIARGPHVANNHISFEMRGLDEYMRGTGRLLRAGVEKVWGPGRHKAGDNTFSYFLDPVGNVAEYTTELTVIDEDSWHPSTFNAAEPDVSDQWGTANPADELVAAKSFNDPDKGLFIAPPI
- a CDS encoding SDR family oxidoreductase, which translates into the protein MANLSYDFSGQTVIVSGGARGIGLELGRRFVKAGADVFLVDHDHVELGCAAAEVGAIAASVDVTNTDAVTSIVGQVIAETGRIDVVVDNAGILRDKTLWKISDEDWDQVLATHLGGTFKLTRACVPHFRARGFGRVVNVTSFTGLHGNIGQANYAAAKAGIVGFTKTAAKELAHFGVTVNAISPNAETRMIASIPDDKKAELAAQIPMGRFAEPAEMFSAVAFLASREAGYVTGVVLPVDGGMSM
- a CDS encoding CaiB/BaiF CoA transferase family protein; its protein translation is MTNMSDFAAVDAGQDSPGPLAGLVVVDLSRALAGPHAAMMLGDLGAEVLKVESTIGGDDTRNWGPPFIEPKGADRESTYFLCANRNKRSVTLNLKAQSDREALHTLLGSADVLIENFRPGTMDRLGLGEATLKKLNERLITLSISGFGHDGPEGGRAGYDQIAQGEAGLMAVTGAGRHDPQRVGVPIADLLAGMYGAFGVLAALHERERTGCGKMVRTSLLSAVVGVHAFQGTKWTVAGLPAEPSGNHHPSICPYGMFDTADGKIQIAIGSDGLWRRFCERFGLDPSAEGMASNPERVANRDRVNDVVQRKFAYCPTDRLLATLDRIGVPAGRIRSIREVYEWEQTRSQGLLVDVEHATLGTITLPGPPIRFFDVAGPERTRRTHTAPPTLGSDNSLISELRAGRRWLP